The Lycium barbarum isolate Lr01 chromosome 4, ASM1917538v2, whole genome shotgun sequence nucleotide sequence TGAATCTGAGAGGGTGATCCTTTTCTgacttatcttttttcttttaccCTCTCTCCCCAGAAAGAAGTTGAGCTATTGCTTTTTACTTTTCACTATGATTTCATTTATTACGTATGAAAGGTGGTCTATGATTTTACGAATTGGTTTCTTTGCGATCACTATTCCTTACCCATGTTTCCAGAccaagagaaaagaaaatttGCACCAAAGACCCTCAAATATATAGTAGAGTATACTTATAAAAGACACATAAGAATTTCCTGCCTTAAATTAATTTCTTTTGTAAAAGCTACAAAAGGAGTAAACTACCGAGGATGTGAAAATGAATCAACAAAGTTTTATGCAAACATACCAATTATAGCTCATTGAGTGTTGCCAATGGAGGTCCTGCGGATGTGAAGTAAGATCCAAGATCAACATCCAGGTCATCGTACATGGTGATGAAAGGGTGACTCTGTATTTCATGAATCCCAAAACAGCCACTAAATTAGTAATTGATCAATACACAAACCTcgagaaagacaaaaaaaaagtgattttcacCTACCATGAGTTCATTTGCTGACAATCTGTCATTCCGGTCCTTCTGGACACTGAAACAAGTTATTGTGTAATGAGCCACCAAACCAGAAAAACAACATCTAGCAGACACTCATATGGCAATCGGATTAATAGTTCTAGAcaggagaaaatgacaaaaatggttttTATCTTTGgtggtaggttcaaaatagtctcttaagTATCACTTcagcagttttggtcctttaagtttgccaaaagtgaGCACTTTTGATCTCTGTCAGATATTTGCCATAGTTTGATTGTTAAATTTAATTTGAAACTGTGAAAATGAAAATATTTAATGGGAACTCAGATTTGGAAGTACATATTTTGTAGTTTATGTTATGTTTGGTCTATTTCACGAGTCTAGTGCAACTTTTTGAGGTGCAATTTCTATTATTTTTGGTCTATTTTTGTGTCAGGTGTAGTCTTTTGAGTTGCGGTTTCTGGAATTTTGATGGGAATTTCTTGTGTTTTTGGTTAAAAAGAATTTCTGCAGTTTTGGTTAAATTTAACAATCAGAGTATGGTAAATATTTGACGGAAACCAAAAGTGCTCCGTTTTGGCagacttaaaggaccaaaactgcacATTTGGTACTTAagggaccattttgatcattttctctaCATAACTACATTGCCAGCTCAAATCTAATGAGGATTGTAGATTTGGAAGTAAGCTGAATCTGAAACTATAGGTGCTTACCATGCAGATATGAATGAGCAGAAGTGAGGAGAAAATTGGTCAGGAGGTGCACAAGGTGCTGGTTGGTCAACTATAGTTTCCATAAGTTCATAAACATTAACCCATCCTTCATCTCCCTCGGGTGGGGTATATGGGAAATGACCTGTTGCACACTCGAGCAAAACTAAACCCAAGCTCCAAATGTCACTTTTGTAACCATAGGCACCTCCTGAAATTCTCTCTGGCTGTAGCAGACAACAGAACATCAGCAACTTGGAGGTTTTTACCATATGCAAGATTGTACTAATAAAGTTGTAGAAAAATATTTCTGTCTTATTTATGACTAAGAAttagagaaaatgacaaaaattgtCCCTTATGTTTGAGAGTAGGTTCacaatagtcccttaagtatgcacttaacagttttggtccttcaAGTTTGCCAAAAGTTTAACATTTTTACACTCCGTCAAATTTTACAGAACTTTGTCTGTTAGATTTGACAGTAAATATGAAAAAAAGATTTCATtataaaacatgaaaagaatcccatcaaatcctaaaatatgcaaCACCAAAAACTACattgtacactaaaaaaataatttagaggaaaaaaaaaaaaaaagcaaaaattaCAACTTGGAAAGCTGCACCAAactctaaaaataaaaaatagcagaaactacaaaaattgtACCTCTTAATGTGAATTTCCGCTAATTTCCTTTTTTCATAGTTCCCGTCAAATCTAACATAGTTCGGTAAATATTTGACGGAGACAAAGTGTAGCTTTTGGCAAACATAAAAGACCGAACTTATTAAGTGCACACGTAAAGGACTATTTTGCACCTACCCTCGAacataagggatcatttttgtcattttctcgtaAGAATTGCCTACTCGCTTTTACAAATCAGAATGCAGATACTCACAGACATATAGTTGTACGTGCCGACAAAGGTATTAGCCAGTCCAGATGTGCTTGCCAGTACTGCACTCACACCAAAGTCGGTGATTTTGACATCACCTCTGTGATTGATTAGCAAATTCGAAGGTTTCAAATCCCTGTGAATAATATGCTTCTCATGATGAAGATACCACAAGCCTTTGAGAACCTAATTGGTAAAGGAACAAGGTTGATAACATTAGTACTTGAACAAATTCTTTCTTGCGGAATTCAAATTGTTCACTGGCTACCTGTTTGCAGATGGCAGCAAGATACCGTTCGGGTATCGTATTGACTTTTTTCAGAAAATCTGCTAGGGAGCCACCGTCCATATACTCCAAAATGATTGAGATAGCACCATTATCAAAGAATGACTGATAGCATACGACAACATATGGACACTGGGATGACTGATTAATTCTCAGTTCTTGAGCTATATGCTTGCGCATGGACTCTTCAATATTCATCTGAATAACCTGGATGAAAGAAAACTGCTGGTCATAATGGGAAACAAGAAAGTATAGTTGGTAAAATAAGGAGGCAGTGATATGCACATGAAAAATCAGACACCAGAGAAACTTAATGCATTTATTCATTtaaggtgtgttcggtatggaggaaaacattttcttccaattttcccatgttcggttggtcaaaatttttggaaaacattttttcCTAGGAAAACAAGTCCTTAAAAATGAAAAAGTGACTTCCCtagtggaagtagggaaaacaagttccatacgTGGCATTCCACATTGATTGTGTTCTCCCCACCCTCCAAGACACCTCATCTTCACCCACCGCCGTAGCCCCCATCCCCAACACCCCACACCCgtaccccccacccccaccacccataGCATTTTTTCAGATTATATATAAGTgcttttaggataatattttttgtttacctaccgaacacaagaaaataagtaaaaaaccGACTTATTttcctggaaaacattttccttcataccaaacacacccttagagGACAAATCTTTTAAGGTAGTCCGAACACAGTAAGTTGAAAAACAGTTCAGCCAGTAGATTGATGGAGGTCGCAGGTGAcatttatttaaaatatttaagtGAATAAAACTCTGATAATTAAAGATCTGTTGACATCTGCTGAAGGATTGTCCAGTAGACAAACCCCTCCATCAGCATTGCAAAGAACTAATCATCCTTCTTCCCCTGCTTATGCAATCAAGAATTCAAGGCTTGAGTGTGAAAGAAGGgctccctttgtcccaatttacgTGGCACCATTCGGATTTCAAGAGTCAATCTTTTTAAAAGGACTATCTCACCAAATTATTGAAACATATCAAACTGATATGTAAACAATCTGCTGCTAGTCAAAGGAATCACCAACAACCAAGATAAGCAGAATAGAGATGGAAGCCATATATACCTTGAGAGCGAAAAACTGCCCAGTCCATTTATGCTGAACCAGCCGCACAATACCACCATTTCCCTTTCCAATAACTTTAACTGCTTCAAAATCAGCTAAGCATAACTGGTTGTCTGATGGCTGTATAACTGTAGGCTGAAGAAAAAATTGCAAATGCCTGAATAAATACGCCATGATAGTTGGAATTGATTGCAAAAGTACATACAAATGAAGATGTAAAACACAAAATGTCCGGTCTGGATTACTACACTCAATTCCAAGCAAGTTGGTGTCGGCTAAATGATTGACTATCCTTGTCACTCCATTTAAGCCCGTCACAGTCCAATACTATTAAAAAAAGGGTAGTTGCTCTAGCACTAGAAGTTCTCTGCATTTTATACCGGCATATAAATACCTAACAAGACTAAAAGACTCCTATCAAATGTTGGACTTAAAGTAAACATACTAATGTGATTAAAACTGAGTCCCAACTGATTGGTATTgcttatataaaatatatttccaGGTCTAGATTTAAATGCTTAAGTTACAATTTGGACCCTTCATATAAGATGAGTTCCCAATGACAGCTTTAATATCAGGATTCCAACGAGCAGCTCAATATATTCAGATCCCTCTAATTTAGCTTGCATTTCAATTTCTTTATAAGCTGGTTACGAATACGCATTCAAAAATTTGAATTCTTTGTGCATTTAAAGCTGTTAGCTAAACATTTGAGTAATTCAAACCTAAAAATTCCTATGGCAAGTTAAATAGTAAGATGCGATAAAAAGCAATTCAATCAAACCCACAGCTGCAACTTCACTCTGCGAGACAATTCGAACTCCATCTCTATTCACCAAAAGATCCCCATCCTTAAATGTCCCCGATTCAGTCCTATACAAAACAATCCCAAAAAAGGAAAATCATCAAAATACATAAGCATAGCAAAAGAGACACAAAAATAAGAGATATAAGAAGTGGATCTTAGGTTAGTAGACACACAATACCACTGcacaatttctttttaatttttagttgATATGAATTTAGCATAATAATATATTCTTGGagacatacacacacacacacacacacacacatatatatatatatataagcatagcaAAAGAGACACAAAAATAAGAGATATAAGAAGTGGATCTTAGGTTAAAAGACACACAATACCACTGCACAAACTTTTGTTTTTTATTAGTTGATatgaatttagcataaaaatatATTCTTGGAgacatttacacacacacacacatataagcATAGATAAACAGACACAAAAATAAGAGATATAATAAGTGGATCTTAGGTTAGTCGAAACACAATACCACTGCACAAACTTTTGTTTTTAGCAGTTGATatgaatttagcataaaaatatAATCTTGGAGatattcacacacacacacacatgtataaGCATAGCAAAAGAGACACAAAAAGAAGAGATATAAGAAGTGGATCTTAGGATAGTAGACACACAATACCACtgcacaatttatttattttagttgaTATGAATTTAGGATAAAAATATAATCTTGGAgacatttacacacacacacacacaaaaaacacACATATATGGAGAGAGATATTACAGGAATTTGGAGAGATTAACTTCATCAGGAGGTGGAAGAGAAAGTTTAAGATTAGGAGCAAAAGATCCTTTCTTCATAGCTAAATCTTTGTAAAATCACAGTAAAAATTGCTTCTTTTAGCAACTTGGGGTTCTTGAATTCTTCTTAAAGTTCACTCTTTTATAGAAATCTTGAAGGAAAAATGCTTCTTTTGGCAACTTGGGGTTCTTGAATTCTACTGAAAAGTTCACTCTTTTATGGAAATCTTGAACAACCAAAATGGAAGTTGCTTCCAGGCAACTGGGGTTTTGGTAATTCTTCTTAAAGTTTGGTTTTTCTTTATGGAAATTTTGATGGTTCAAAGTTGAAATTGCTTCCAGGCAACTTGCTATTTTTGTATTCTAGTTAAAGACCActcttttatgtttttttttttttttttttttttttttttgaaaaaatgggaGCTTTGGGCATGTGTGTAGGTGGGTCAACTGGAAAGACTCGTGCAGCAAGTCTTGCAAATAATAGCAGAAATTATGAGGTTGTTGTATACTTGTATCTGTCAGCTTGACTATGAATAAAAAATTATACAAGAGATATACAAATGGTgatttaaagaaaaagaaaatagtaCTCCATCCAAGTGTGTTTGGTACGGaggaaaactattttttttatatttgattggtaaaaaaaatttaaaattaagcgAACAAGTTATTTAAAGATTTAGAAAATAGCGAAAATAAATCGCATAGGTGACATTTCATAGTACAATTGTGTAATACTCACCAACCAACACACCCCATCTCCACTACTACTTCATCCTTAGGCACTCATGCCAACCCCGACTTTTTGCTATAAATGCTTTTCGAATAATATTTTCTGCTAAAAATATTGTCGTAGTAAacatttttctttcaatttacgtgacattattttctttttagcCAATTCAAAAAAACATAAATTTATATATTATAATAGTTTAAGTTTAAAATACCAATTTtatctttaatgagataatttatagtTGGATATCTATGatttatttgaaaaaataattgTATCAATTTGATCTTTTCACTAATACTTTCATTCTCCCTGCTATGATACTGATAAAGAGCCCTATTCCTTCTACGACACGGTTGTTGAGACAGACGTTGTAgtcatggaaaaaaaaaagttatgtgtgAAGGCAGTGACACCCTTTTGTCAAAAAATTATATTGTGTAAATAcgtaaaaagaattttttttttatgtatatatattatatgttgaacccccttaattTTATCGTATATttactttttttatattttaatatcTCTTAGTAAAAATATTAGTTTCGCAACTGTGTAAAGTATGTTGAGATAGCTTCTTCCTTCTCCGTGCGTTATACCGTCACATAAATCGAAAGGGATAGATAGATTTGAAGTAAATAGATGATGGGGGATCTCTGTgtttgtgagagagagagagagtgagtggGGAAATGAGTGGGAAGCAAGAAGAAAATTGATTAAAGCACTAGTCTGAATAATAGGATTACTCTTGCTGACTTTTATTCTGTTGTGTTGTGTGGACAATctcctttcattttcctttttccCATTTTTGCCTCTTTCTTCCCCTTTTCCTCTTTTTACTTCATTGTTCATTTGTAAGTCTTGTTTGAACATTCTATTCCGGATATACATATATTGATTAGAAAAGCTTTTTAAGGGGGGTGGGGGCAGtcaccaaaaaaacaaaaactatttggataattatttttaaaacacTTTAACACAAGTTACTTTCACCAAAAGAGAGTGACCGTTTGGACAAAAGAAGAAATATTctcaaaaaaatatttaaaaatattgttTGATTATATATCGGAATGTTTTTGGTTCGTTTTTGTAAGATGAATTTTTCAAGTTTGAATGAAATATTTAATTCTATTCACAAAAGTTCAAATTTTTTCAAGTGTAATGCATGTTCAAgtacaatttcaacttcaacttcaacttcaaaaacaTTTTTTTCAAGTTTCACTCAAATATACATGCAAACTCTTATTTCGTCTAATAattttaagaaaattcaataTGGCTGTCAAATGTCATGTCAGCTAAATGGACAAAGCTTACTTGTTCCTCCCATATTTATACCAACTTAAtgtgcatatttacatacataagTTATTGTCAATTATAGTTAATTAATGCTCCATCTCAACTCATCTATATAGTTAATCATGATAAGTTAATAGTAGTATAATTTAGTGTAAATACGAGGGTGAATAATATTTTTCGACCTAATTAAACTGAGTCTTGAAAGCTTGTCATATTGTGAAACAGCTTTCCCTATCTTTCTATTTTGTCCAAAACACCACACTTTGTTCATGCCGGCTATTGCGCAAAGGACCACATTGAATCTCAACACCGACTCAATTGACTTCACCAATCTGCACATATAAtattaaaaaactaaaaaaaaaaaaaattgaaattgattATTCGCTAATTTGTGTTGGAAAT carries:
- the LOC132636897 gene encoding mitogen-activated protein kinase kinase SIPKK, whose amino-acid sequence is MKKGSFAPNLKLSLPPPDEVNLSKFLTESGTFKDGDLLVNRDGVRIVSQSEVAAPTVIQPSDNQLCLADFEAVKVIGKGNGGIVRLVQHKWTGQFFALKVIQMNIEESMRKHIAQELRINQSSQCPYVVVCYQSFFDNGAISIILEYMDGGSLADFLKKVNTIPERYLAAICKQVLKGLWYLHHEKHIIHRDLKPSNLLINHRGDVKITDFGVSAVLASTSGLANTFVGTYNYMSPERISGGAYGYKSDIWSLGLVLLECATGHFPYTPPEGDEGWVNVYELMETIVDQPAPCAPPDQFSPHFCSFISACVQKDRNDRLSANELMSHPFITMYDDLDVDLGSYFTSAGPPLATLNEL